TGTCTTTCCCACTCGGCAACACCAATCGGTTTGGTGTATCCGGCAAGGGCATATTTAGCCAGGTTGCTGCGCCATGGAATTAGTGCAACGGTGCGTTGCACTAATTGACGATCCCTCCATGATTTAGCAAATTTGCGCATATATTTCAGGTTGCGTGGAGAAAATCCGCGCATTTCAGGAAAAGCATCTTTTAAATCGTGAGATAGCCGATCTATAATTTTGGATCCCCATCCTTCATTATTCTGTTTTTGAATAATAGAGTTTCCAATATCCCAATACATCATTACTAAAGCTTTATTGGCTGATAACACAGCCTTGATGCGTTCCTGTTGAATACGTTTTTTAAGGGAAGCCAGCAAATTTGCGTAGCCATGGGGAAGATCAGTTTTAGAAATCGGAACAGGCATAACAATCCCCTCTTTTTGTTTTACATTACGCACCCTTCGGTGTTCTGTTTTGTGCTTTTTATCTCTTTCGCGATTCATAATTCCGCATTAATTTCATCAGCAAATACTTTGATGGCCGGAAGAGTTTTCATTCCCCAACCACCTTCCACTTTTTCAAGACTTTCTCAATTTCAAGCACTTCCTTACGTCCTTCTTCCAATTCTTTTCCTGTTAATACCAGGTCCCACAGACGGCCGTTGGGGGTTAAAAGCCTTCTGGAAAGGTCGGGTTCGCCGAAGCCGGTTTTGCCGTAGTGCTTGTGAATAGTGTCTTTAAGCGGCTGGACCAGAGAGGGGTCGATTAAGTCAAGTTCATCTAAACGATATAAAAAAGCCTCTGCTGAAACACCAAAACGATGCTTGATGCGAAGCAAAAGTTCATAAGACCAGCGATTTCTTTGAATACCTAATTGGTTAACGGTATCAGTCACAGCTTTTGCGGGCATCAGAAAGGTAGCGGCAAAACGTCTTGCAGCACGATGAGCTGTAAACGGTTTTTTACCTGAAGGATCAGGATCGCCATCAGGTTCAAACAGTTCCACGCCCTGCTGTATAGAGTAAGTCAGAATTAAGACCTTTCCCAATTCACAGGCCAGGCAAAAAAGCTGTCTTTCAGGATTCTGCCTTGCTGCCAAAAAAAAGAAAGCATTCTGATTTAAAGTGTCATAATATGAAAAGCCGTGTACATCTTTAGGCAAAGGAACTACGATTACACGAAAGCCAAGGGTTTCAAACAGCTCAAAATAGTCAAAGACTATGCCATGCTCGATTCCGGCAAAACGGCGAACCTTTTCCGAAAGCATTTCCATTCCTCTGGTTGTGGGATCAAAAGGAATAACAAGCGGAATATTTGCCCTTTTTTGCGCCCTGCAAATATCTTCAAGAGCACAGAACGCTTCAATTATATCGCGCGACATTGTTTTGATCCTGGAAGGCAGGTCCTCATTTTTTCCGCTGGTTGTTGCCGGAAAAGGATCGCGCGCTTTTCCATACTGAAGAGATCTGATGTTTTGATTATCCTCGGCAAAAAGCATATCCGCAGAAACGCCCAGCTCTTTTGACAGCCTGTAAATTACAGAAGCGGAAGGAGCGTTTACACCACGCTCAATCCTTCCTAAAGGCACTTCGCTCATCCCGACTTTTGCGGCCAGTTCAGCCATTGTCCAACCACGCTGCCGTCTAAGTTTACGGATATTTTTTCCGATGAAACCAAGATTGACTTTCATATTTTTAATATTACTTTTTGGTCTTGTTTTTGTCAATATAATTTTTATTCTAACAGATATATAGCACGAAATAGTTCTGGGGGCGAGTCGAGAAGTGTGCAGGAAAAGAAAATGGGTTTATGATTGGGCAGATGCGGATACAGCTTTCTGCTATCTTTTTACTTCCTCAAAGGTTTTGAGAAATTCTTTTTTCTCAGAAAACAGATCAAACTCCTTAAGCCATTTTCGTATATACTGAACATCAATATCGGGATTTTTCAGGAGAACGGTTCTCACATCCTCGATATCTCGTGGTCTGCCGGCAAAGATTTTATGGATTATTAGATCTTCAGGAGAGGCAAAATTGACATCTCTGTCCATTATCTTTATCTTTTTTGCTCTTTTTATGGCTTCTGTTTCATAGGGGGTAAATGAGAAAATGAAATCTACCCTTATGCCCGTAGTTTCGTCCAGGGCCGGCAGAACCATGGTTTGCCCGACAAATGATTTCAAATCTTCGGGAAGAGGTTTAAGGGTGAGTTCTTGAACAACGGCAAGAAGCTCATCAAGACGATCGACATTCACACCAAGGGTAATATCAATATCTCTGGTAAGGCGGGGTTCTCCGTAAAGCAATACGGCCTGTCCCCCGATAATCATGTAGGGAATATTACGTTTTTTGAGAGATGCGCCTATACTGGAAAGGATTTTCTCGAACATGAATTCAACACCTTCGCAATCCTTATATCCACACCTATTCCTTCTAATGGCTCTTTGGGAGGGAAAATGCCGAGACTCACGCCCTCATCCCACATATATGTAAAAAGACGTATGGCATAGGGAAAACTCAGCTTGCCTTCATCTCGAATAACTCTGTCTTCCAGTTCTTTCAGTTGTTCAGGGTTCTGTATCATTACTTAGTACCTAGTTTCGTTATCAATGGATTGTTTGAAAGTCTAAAGATTACGATTTGACTATATGTTATCGTTTGTTTGAATGCAAATCCTTTTGTAAATGATCTCTTTTGCGCTGTTCACATTTTTTCCATCTCAAGCCATATCATACCAGCAAGTTTTGCGTCATCAAGCGCTCGGTGTCTTCGCATCTGTTTGCATGATTTTCCAAGCAGATACCGGCTTACTGTTTCAAGTTTATGATTGGGCAGATGCGGATAGCTTCATTATTTACACACCCGCCTCCAGCCGTTTCCGCGCCAGTTCAACCGCTTTGTGAAGCTTCTGCTCCAGCAATTCACGTTTCGGTAGTTCGGTCATTTAACAAATTCATAATCAAGCATATTCATTTCCCCGCCTGGTTCTGTTCAACCCATTTTTTGCCCTTATCTGTAAGACGATATTTTTGTTTGCTGCTTTTCGGTTTATCCGGAATTGTCATTTCAACAAGCCCGGCGTCTAAAAGTGGGTTCAAAACTTGGTGCCGGAACTTGGTGCGGTCAGAACGACCGGTGACGGCCATAAGATCCACTAACTTACTGGATTTATAGCAGTCATGTAAAATATTAACTTGGTGCCGACTTAGTGCCAACTTGGTCCCGACATCCACTGCGTCTTCAGGAGTATCGGGCAAAACGGCGGGCAGGAACTTCACATACACAGAACCGGCCTGCTCCTGCCAAGAGGGTTCGGGGTTGCCGTTTTCCTTACACCAGTCAATAATGTTCAGCGTGCCCATACCCCATCGCTCGATAATGCCTGCCCGGTAAAACACATTGGCAATAATCGGATTCCATGGCCTTGATTCGTGGGGACTTGCCAGCTTCTCAGGCGTTATGCCGAAATGGAGATCACCAGGGTTGGTGATTTCCATGTGATCATCATACATGGCAACGGCAACGGCGCCACCGGGTATAGTGTAGTCCCTGTGGCATAAAGCGTTTGCCAAGGCTTCGCGCGTGGCGCGTGGTGGGTACCATGGCTGATCTTCACGAACCATCTTTCCCGACACGACACGTCCAGCAATGGGAACATGGTCCAACAGGAACGATTCGGCCCGGCGCAAAAGCGAGAAAGCATGCCCCCAGTACTGACGGTTGTCGGCAAAGTCAGTTAAGCGGTTTTTTCCCCTGAAGCGAGCCAGACGGATACCCATTTGCGGATAGAGTATCTTGAGTTGGTCACTCTTACCATAGAGCGCCACGGCGGCGTTCAGGAGGTTGCCTTCGTGAATCAGTTCCAAACCAAGGAGAATGGATCTGGTGTCTCGCCGGTTAGTGGCTTCGAGTCGTCCCAGCCGAATAGCATTGTCCAGAGTAATTTGAATCTCGTCGGCATCCAGATCCTTGATGGAAACGCCCTCCGGCACAGATTCGTTTTCCCACCGGGTTGTTGCATGGAATTTTTCAATTAATCGACGGTTATATTCATCCCCAGGCATCTGTATGGTTGTGGGACCATTCCGAAGGTATGGCCGTCCTGCATATCTATAAAGTCCTGTGCTTCCTGGAATACTTATAATTATTACAGCGTTTCCTGATTTTAAATCGACGGTTTCGATATCAGGAAAAACAGGTGGCTCAATTTTACGGATTTCATTTGATATATCTTCTATTGTTTTTGCAGAGACTTTCTGACCGGTTATTTCCCCTTTGTCTGTCGCACCGAATATTACAAAACCACCTATACTGTTCAGCATAGCACAGACAGTCTTTGCAGCAACCGTTCTCTGCCCGCTCGACTTCTTAAATTCAAGCCGATCTGATTCACCCTTTTTTATAAGCTGCTTTAGTTCTTTCAGGTTCAAAATAGCTCCTTTACGGTAATCCAGACTATTATTATCATAAATCTTCCATATAATCCGGTCAATCCTGAGATAGTAAAAATATGTGCGTTGATTCACCCTGCTCAAATGAGGGGTTAAATTGTAACTCGGGTACGCCCTTTAGTTTTGCAGTTTTTGGCCTATAATATCGACAAATAATATCTTCTGAACCACTCATATCTTCTCCATCTCAAGCCATATCATGGCCGCAAGTTTTGCGTCATCAAGGGCTCGGTGTTTTTGCATCTGATTTGCTGATTTTCCAAGCAGGTATCGGCTTACTGTTTCCAGTTTATGATTGGGCAAATGCGGATATAGCTTTCTGCTTATTTTTAGTGTGCACAGGGATTGATTGTTCAGACTCATGCCTAATAAAGCAAATTCATTTCTGAGAAAACCAACATCAAAGCTTGCATTGTGGGCCACCAGGATGCTTCCGGCAATGAATTTGTAAAATTCCGGAAGGACCTCGTCCGGCTTTGGTTCGCCTTCAAGCATTTCATTGGTTATGCCGTGCACCCGCTGAACCTGCCAGGGGATCATTTTATCAACATCGATAAGGCTGCTGAATTCAGCAATAATGCTCTGATTCTCGATAGCAACAGCGCCGATCTCTATTACCCTGTCTCCGCTTTTGGGCGAAAAACCGGTTGTTTCCACATCCAGCGCTACATAACGATTCATTTTTTCTTCTCCAGGCAGCGTTTCAGTTTGGCATCATCAGCGAGCGATTCCTGTTGCGCTTCCTCGGCCAGCCTATGGTGGTGAAAGATTTCATATTGTTCAATGGCCAGTTGGTCAGCCACCGCCTTGCTGACCTTTCCGGCATTGGTCA
This genomic window from Anaerolineae bacterium contains:
- a CDS encoding XRE family transcriptional regulator, with amino-acid sequence MKVNLGFIGKNIRKLRRQRGWTMAELAAKVGMSEVPLGRIERGVNAPSASVIYRLSKELGVSADMLFAEDNQNIRSLQYGKARDPFPATTSGKNEDLPSRIKTMSRDIIEAFCALEDICRAQKRANIPLVIPFDPTTRGMEMLSEKVRRFAGIEHGIVFDYFELFETLGFRVIVVPLPKDVHGFSYYDTLNQNAFFFLAARQNPERQLFCLACELGKVLILTYSIQQGVELFEPDGDPDPSGKKPFTAHRAARRFAATFLMPAKAVTDTVNQLGIQRNRWSYELLLRIKHRFGVSAEAFLYRLDELDLIDPSLVQPLKDTIHKHYGKTGFGEPDLSRRLLTPNGRLWDLVLTGKELEEGRKEVLEIEKVLKKWKVVGE
- a CDS encoding ATP-binding protein, whose amino-acid sequence is MNQRTYFYYLRIDRIIWKIYDNNSLDYRKGAILNLKELKQLIKKGESDRLEFKKSSGQRTVAAKTVCAMLNSIGGFVIFGATDKGEITGQKVSAKTIEDISNEIRKIEPPVFPDIETVDLKSGNAVIIISIPGSTGLYRYAGRPYLRNGPTTIQMPGDEYNRRLIEKFHATTRWENESVPEGVSIKDLDADEIQITLDNAIRLGRLEATNRRDTRSILLGLELIHEGNLLNAAVALYGKSDQLKILYPQMGIRLARFRGKNRLTDFADNRQYWGHAFSLLRRAESFLLDHVPIAGRVVSGKMVREDQPWYPPRATREALANALCHRDYTIPGGAVAVAMYDDHMEITNPGDLHFGITPEKLASPHESRPWNPIIANVFYRAGIIERWGMGTLNIIDWCKENGNPEPSWQEQAGSVYVKFLPAVLPDTPEDAVDVGTKLALSRHQVNILHDCYKSSKLVDLMAVTGRSDRTKFRHQVLNPLLDAGLVEMTIPDKPKSSKQKYRLTDKGKKWVEQNQAGK
- a CDS encoding nucleotidyl transferase AbiEii/AbiGii toxin family protein, which gives rise to MFEKILSSIGASLKKRNIPYMIIGGQAVLLYGEPRLTRDIDITLGVNVDRLDELLAVVQELTLKPLPEDLKSFVGQTMVLPALDETTGIRVDFIFSFTPYETEAIKRAKKIKIMDRDVNFASPEDLIIHKIFAGRPRDIEDVRTVLLKNPDIDVQYIRKWLKEFDLFSEKKEFLKTFEEVKR
- a CDS encoding 3'-5' exonuclease, encoding MNRYVALDVETTGFSPKSGDRVIEIGAVAIENQSIIAEFSSLIDVDKMIPWQVQRVHGITNEMLEGEPKPDEVLPEFYKFIAGSILVAHNASFDVGFLRNEFALLGMSLNNQSLCTLKISRKLYPHLPNHKLETVSRYLLGKSANQMQKHRALDDAKLAAMIWLEMEKI
- a CDS encoding DUF1016 N-terminal domain-containing protein encodes the protein MNRERDKKHKTEHRRVRNVKQKEGIVMPVPISKTDLPHGYANLLASLKKRIQQERIKAVLSANKALVMMYWDIGNSIIQKQNNEGWGSKIIDRLSHDLKDAFPEMRGFSPRNLKYMRKFAKSWRDRQLVQRTVALIPWRSNLAKYALAGYTKPIGVAEWER